A section of the Cololabis saira isolate AMF1-May2022 chromosome 6, fColSai1.1, whole genome shotgun sequence genome encodes:
- the LOC133446493 gene encoding receptor activity-modifying protein 1-like isoform X1, with translation MLSTALLPVLIFTWTVFFSPGMATAFVTPPCDQNLFDFKVGNCLSEFNTSMVISGYQEECLWPNVKRDYYKLKVCVDYWANETLCSGYKFLVENIFLEVHQMYFSLCPQVHDPPIFTLVMLTAPVIIITFLLPVLCVHLITWNT, from the exons ATGCTATCGACTGCCCTCTTGCCCGTCCTTATCTTCACTTGGACAG TGTTTTTTTCTCCAGGTATGGCTACCGCATTTGTCACTCCGCCATGTGACCAGAACCTGTTTGATTTTAAAGTGGGCAACTGCCTGTCAGAGTTCAACACCAGCATGGTGATAAGTGGTTACCAAGAAGAGTGTCTATGGCCTAATGTCAAACG GGACTACTACAAGCTGAAGGTGTGCGTGGATTACTGGGCCAATGAGACGTTGTGCTCAGGTTACAAGTTTCTGGTCGAAAACATCTTCTTGGAGGTCCACCAGATGTACTTTTCACTCTGTCCACAGGTCCACGACCCCCCAATCTTCACTCTCGTCATGTTGACAGCACCCGTTATCATAATCACATTCCTCCTGCCCGTTCTGTGTGTTCACCTCATCACCTGGAACACTTAG
- the LOC133446493 gene encoding receptor activity-modifying protein 1-like isoform X2, translating into MLSTALLPVLIFTWTGMATAFVTPPCDQNLFDFKVGNCLSEFNTSMVISGYQEECLWPNVKRDYYKLKVCVDYWANETLCSGYKFLVENIFLEVHQMYFSLCPQVHDPPIFTLVMLTAPVIIITFLLPVLCVHLITWNT; encoded by the exons ATGCTATCGACTGCCCTCTTGCCCGTCCTTATCTTCACTTGGACAG GTATGGCTACCGCATTTGTCACTCCGCCATGTGACCAGAACCTGTTTGATTTTAAAGTGGGCAACTGCCTGTCAGAGTTCAACACCAGCATGGTGATAAGTGGTTACCAAGAAGAGTGTCTATGGCCTAATGTCAAACG GGACTACTACAAGCTGAAGGTGTGCGTGGATTACTGGGCCAATGAGACGTTGTGCTCAGGTTACAAGTTTCTGGTCGAAAACATCTTCTTGGAGGTCCACCAGATGTACTTTTCACTCTGTCCACAGGTCCACGACCCCCCAATCTTCACTCTCGTCATGTTGACAGCACCCGTTATCATAATCACATTCCTCCTGCCCGTTCTGTGTGTTCACCTCATCACCTGGAACACTTAG